The genomic region ACGTTCGCCGTCGGGGATCAGGATCGGCTCTTCGGAGGTGACCCCCGAGAACGCCTCCTCATGCAGACGCCAGACGGTGGCGTTGCTGACGATGAACCGGCGGTCGGGCACGCGAACTTCGTCGAGCAGCGAGGTCAGGCGCGCGGCGACGCCCGGCGCGATGTGAACTGGATGCACGGCGAGTGATACGATAACAAAGATTTGCAGGCCGATTTCCCGATAATCGGGGGGCGGCCGTCGGACAAAGAGCTATGGCAGACAAAGCGGAGCAGCGGCAGGGAGACGGTAAGGGCGGGGTCACGGAAATCACCCCGCAGTCGAAGAACTTCTCCGAGTGGTACCTCGACGTCGTCCGGCGCGCGGAACTCGCCGACTACACCGAGGTCAAGGGCTGCATGGCGATCCGTCCGTACGGGTACGCGATCTGGGAGCTGATCCAGCAGGCGTTCGACAAGCGTTTCAAGGCCACCGGGCATGTGAATGCGTACTTCCCGCTGTTCATTCCCGCGAGCCTGCTGATGAAGGAAAAGGAGCACGTCGAGGGCTTCGCGCCGCAGGTGGCGTGGGTGACCAAGGGGGGAGACGAGGAGCTGGCCGAGCCGCTTGTCGTTCGTCCGACCTCGGAAGCGATCGTCGGGACGCTCTACGCCAAGTGGATCAAGTCGTGGCGCGACCTGCCCATGCTCATCAACCAGTGGGCGAACGTCGTCCGATGGGAAAAGGTGACGCGCCCGTTCCTCCGGACGACTGAGTTCTTGTGGCAGGAGGGCCATACGGCGCACGAGACCGCCGAGGAGGCGCAAGAGGAGACGCTGAAGATCCTCGCGCTCTACAAGGAGTGCGCCGAGACCGAGCTCGCGATGCCGGTCATGGACGGTCAGAAGAGCGAGAGCGAGAAGTTCGCCGGCGCGTCGCGCACGTATTCGATCGAGGCGCTGATGGGCGACGGCCGCGCGCTGCAGGCCGGAACGTCGCACAATCTCGGGCAGAATTTCGCGAAGGCGTTCGGAATCCAGTTCCAGGGACGCGACAAGTCGCTGCAGCATGCCTGGACGACGTCATGGGGCGTCTCGACCCGGCTGATCGGCGGCGTGATCATGACGCACGGCGACGACAACGGCCTGATCCTGCCGCCGCGCATTGCCCCCTACCAGGTGGTGATCGTACCGATTCCGCGCGGCAACTGGCAGGAGACCGTGCTGCCGAAGGCCCGGGAGCTGAAGTCGGCGTTCGAGGCTGTCGGCATTCGCGTCTTCCTCGACGACCGCGATTCGCAGACGCCCGGCTGGAAGTTCGCCGAGTGGGAGCTGCGTGGCGTGCCCCTTCGGATCGAAATCGGCCCGAAGGACCTCGAGAAATCCGCCGTGATGGTGGCGCGCCGCGATACGCGGACGAAGGAGTCGATACCGATGGACGGGCTCGCGCCGGTGCTTGCCGCGAAGCTCGAGGAGATCCAGAAGGCACTCCTCGCGCGCGCCCGGACATTCCGCGACGAGCACACCACCCGCGTGTCGTCGTATGGCGAGTTCAAGAGCGTGATGGAAGGGCGTCCGGGGTTCGTGATCGCCGGCTGGTGCGGCAGCGCCGAGTGCGAGGCGCAGATCAAGACCGACACGCAGGCGACACTGCGCAACATCCCGTTCGCTGGCGCGCACGTGACCGGCACCTGTGTGAAGTGCGGGAACCCGTCACCGGCCGAAGCCTGGTTCGCAAAGTCGTACTGAGGCGCTCGTGAGCACGCGCCCGGCAGCAGTTGCCAGCTCAAAGGCGTGCAGGCTCTGACTGTCAGCTGCTCACTGCTGGCTCAGCGCAGCAGCTCGCCTGCCTCCGGCCACCTCGCCAGCACCCGCTTGATGACCGCGTGCCGCCGCGTGAGGCCTTCGCGCCCGACGATGGCGCGGAACGCGGATCCGAGGTGCTCGCGCCACCAGGCGTCGCCGCTCGGCGAGGAGCTCTCGTAGGCGGCGGCGAGCGCATCGAGGCAGGTCGCGTCGCCGACGTCTTCGAGCGCGGCGAGAAACGCCACCGGCAGCCGCTCCGGGGTGAACAGACTGTCCCGCAAATCGTAGAGCGCGAGGCGGCTCCCGCGTCCGGCGAGCGCCAGATGCAGCGCGCCGCGGACGGCGCGCCACTGCTCGCGCGACTCCGCATCGGTCTCCTCACGCTCGCGCGCGCGCACCAGATCGACCAGTCGTTGCAGTTGGGTAAGCCCCGCGGTCCCGCGGTGCTCGGCGAAGGCCAGTCTGAGCGCATCGGCGAGGGGCGGCAGACGCCCGTCGATCGCATCGCTCCAGACATCGAGTGGCGCCGGCGCCGCCGGACCATCGACAGCGGCGCGGAGAGCCGGGTTGGGATCAGTTGCCAGCGCCGCGCGGACAGCCGCGTCCGCGTCCTGCGCCGAGTCGCGAATCGCTTCCCACGCCGCGATGCGCACGTCGACGCCGCGCTCCCGATTCAGCGCGACGCCGACCAGTTCGTCGAACGCTTCCCGCGCCGTGGATGCCCGATCACCGGCGACGAGCGCGCGCAGCGCCCCGATGGCGGCCGCCTGCACGGCCGTTGACGGGTCCTGGAGTCCTGCGGCGGCGGTGCGCAGCGCCCGCGGATCGCCGATGGCCTCCAGCGCGCGGAGGATTCCGGCGCGCGTCTGTGGAGCAGCCGCCGCAAATCCCTGCAGG from Vicinamibacterales bacterium harbors:
- the proS gene encoding proline--tRNA ligase — protein: MADKAEQRQGDGKGGVTEITPQSKNFSEWYLDVVRRAELADYTEVKGCMAIRPYGYAIWELIQQAFDKRFKATGHVNAYFPLFIPASLLMKEKEHVEGFAPQVAWVTKGGDEELAEPLVVRPTSEAIVGTLYAKWIKSWRDLPMLINQWANVVRWEKVTRPFLRTTEFLWQEGHTAHETAEEAQEETLKILALYKECAETELAMPVMDGQKSESEKFAGASRTYSIEALMGDGRALQAGTSHNLGQNFAKAFGIQFQGRDKSLQHAWTTSWGVSTRLIGGVIMTHGDDNGLILPPRIAPYQVVIVPIPRGNWQETVLPKARELKSAFEAVGIRVFLDDRDSQTPGWKFAEWELRGVPLRIEIGPKDLEKSAVMVARRDTRTKESIPMDGLAPVLAAKLEEIQKALLARARTFRDEHTTRVSSYGEFKSVMEGRPGFVIAGWCGSAECEAQIKTDTQATLRNIPFAGAHVTGTCVKCGNPSPAEAWFAKSY
- a CDS encoding HEAT repeat domain-containing protein: MPIQRSAGDEIRSLLEALAGSNDTRRESAVARLAVIGPRAVEHLLQGFAAAAPQTRAGILRALEAIGDPRALRTAAAGLQDPSTAVQAAAIGALRALVAGDRASTAREAFDELVGVALNRERGVDVRIAAWEAIRDSAQDADAAVRAALATDPNPALRAAVDGPAAPAPLDVWSDAIDGRLPPLADALRLAFAEHRGTAGLTQLQRLVDLVRAREREETDAESREQWRAVRGALHLALAGRGSRLALYDLRDSLFTPERLPVAFLAALEDVGDATCLDALAAAYESSSPSGDAWWREHLGSAFRAIVGREGLTRRHAVIKRVLARWPEAGELLR